The following proteins come from a genomic window of Bacteroidota bacterium:
- a CDS encoding 4Fe-4S dicluster domain-containing protein: ILYLSSVPFEKLGFKTQLEGTALPMLTWNALSKVPSVVTVGGVFLYGIWWITNRRKEVQKLERGLRDLENRHNGEGN; this comes from the coding sequence AATCCTCTATCTCTCGAGCGTCCCCTTCGAGAAGCTCGGATTCAAGACCCAGCTCGAAGGGACCGCGCTCCCGATGCTCACCTGGAACGCCCTCTCGAAGGTCCCCTCCGTTGTGACCGTCGGCGGAGTGTTCCTCTATGGGATCTGGTGGATCACGAACCGGAGGAAGGAAGTGCAAAAACTGGAGCGCGGGCTTCGCGACCTGGAGAACCGGCACAATGGGGAGGG